The Geoalkalibacter subterraneus genome contains the following window.
GCCTGCAGCCAGGGGAAGCTATCAAGCTCAGCGAGCAGCCGTCGCCGCTGCGCGGCAACACGTTGCGCGATCGGTCGGCAGTCGATGTCGATCAACCGCAGGCCGAGTTCCTGGGCTAGACAGTTGACGTTCCAAGGGGAAGAGCGCTGCTCCAGTTCCGTCGTTAATTTTCTATTGCAACTCAGAGTGAACCCCAGCCGCAGTCCCGGTAAGCCGTGAATTTTGGAGAAGGAGCGCAGCACCACCAAATTGTCGCTGAGATGCGACGTCAACGTGAGTGATTCTTCTTCAAGGTGGAACGGCAGGTAGGATTCATCGACGACAAAAAGGGTGGCGGGATGCCGTGCTATAAGCGCGACAAGCTCAGCGCGCAGCACGACTCCGCCGGTGGGGTTGTTGGGGTGGCACAGGAAGCAGAGTTCGCTGTCGATGCGCGCATCGCCCAAGGTAAAAGCATAATCGGGAGTGGGCGCGACAATCGTTGCGATCTCAAGGGCCGCGGCCCGGGCGTAATGTCCATAATCACCGTAGGTCGGCGCGAAAATAGTGACCCGCTTGCCGGTAAAAAGTGCGCAGATCCGTTCGATGGCCTCAGTGGTGCCGGCGCTAACGCAGATGTTTTCCGGAGCTACCCGGTAGTGATCAGCCAGGGCCGCCCGCAGTGTGTGGCTATGCGGTTCCGGCAGGTGGGCGAGGAGACGCGGAAGGTCGAGCCCGTCCAGCACTGCAGGCTGGATGTCGGCGACATTCGAGCTGTAATCGCGGATGTCGTCGGGACGGCAACCTAGAATGGTCGCGGCCCGGTAGATGTTTCCACCATGATTTTCCTGGGGTACGATCATTTACCCTCCAAGCGCAACCGCCGCCAGCAACAACACCGCCTCGCACACTTCGCAGAGCGCGCCGAGCATGTCGCCGGTGACGCCGCCGATCATCCGCCGATACCACCACAGAATGAGGGCTAGAAACGTCAGATAAACACCGAGGATGCCGATAAAAAGCCCGAAGGGCAGCGCAAAAAAAGCCAGCGCCAGCAATATCACGCCAGGGATGACCAGCCCGGGGCGCTCACTGGCGAAGAAGGGTCTGGCCAGCCCTTCCGGACGAGCGTAGGGCAGACGTTGCATGGCAACGACCATGGCGAAGCGGGACAGCGCCGGAACCAGTACCAGCACAGCGATCGTGTTGATATGGGCAAAAGCCACCCCCTTGGCCCCGAGCACGATGACAATCGCCACCACCCCCATGGTTCCCGCATGGACATCCCTCATGATGGCCAGTTTTTTTTCTCGGTCACGGTGGGAGAAGAGGGCATCGGCACTGTCGCACAGGCCATCCAGATGCAGGGCGCCACTGATCACCACCAGATAGAGGACCATGACCAAGGGGCTAATGGTCGCAGGGGTTAGCCAGTGCAGCAGCGCCAGCCCCGCACCGATCAACAGCCCGACCCAGGCGAATGCGGCGGTTGCTCTGGCGCCGTCGAAGGTGGCGGGGCCCAGGCGGATAAGGGTCAGAAAATTCAGTGCGCTGAGAAATCCCCTCATCGGTGCACCTTGACGGGGACGGCAATGCCGCTGACCATCAGCACCACCTCATCGGCCAGTGTGGCGACGCCGCGGTTGATTCGTGCCAGCAGAGCACAGTAGCGGCGGGTCATGGGATCGGCCGGAATCACCCCCAGGGACACTTCGTTAGTGACGATGATGGTGCGCCGCGTCGAGGTGGCGAGCCGCGACAGAAATTTATTCAGAGGTTCGTCCTCTGCTGTTTCGGTGAAAATCAGATTGCTTGCCCAGAGAGTCAAACAGTCGATAAGAATTGTGTCGCAGGCAAGATCCAGGGCGCGCTGATAGGCGTCGGCAAGCTGCAGTTGTTCCTCGAGGGTGGTGTAGGAGGCATCCCGCTCCCCCTGATGGACACGGATTTTGCGATCCATTTCCGCATCCAGGCTGGTCGGCGCGGTGGCGATGTACGCCTTGCGTGAAGACGGAGCGGCCAGGTTAAGGGCATGATGGGTTTTACCGCTGCCGACGCCGCCGGTGATGAGAGTTGTGTATGACATCTTTGCGCTCCTTGTGGGGGACTCCGCCGCTACTTCTCTATTCCCTTTCGCGCGGCGATGCCCTGTTGAAAATAGTGCTTAACCTCGCACATTTCCGTCACCAGGTCGGCTTTCTCCACCAGTTCGGTTGGGGCGTTGCGTCCGGTCAGCACCAGTTCTGTTTGCCGTGGGCGCAGACGCAGTAGATCAACGATGTCTTCACGGGTTACCAATCCTTTGGTCAGGGCGCCGAGCAGTTCATCCAGCACGATCAGGTCGTAGTCGCCGGATGTCAATGCCTCTATCGCTTCCGCCATGCCGGTGCGGGCAAGCTGCCGATCTTCAACTGAGGGCTCGCTACGTATGAATTTACCGGTACCGAAAGCACGATGGATGATGCGATCGTTTAGAGGCTGCAGAGCGGTCCATTCCGATGAATCCCCCTTTTTCAGAAACTGACAAAAGAAGACTTTTCCTCCGGCTCCGGCGCAGCGCACCGCCAGCCCTACCGCGGCCGTGGTCTTGCCTTTACCGCTACCGGTGTAGATCTGCACATAACCCTGGCCAGGCATCTAAACCTCCGAGAGCATCGCGACTTCACCGATGACGATAGTGGCCGGATGGCTGATCTGTCGGTCGGCGACACAGGACAAGACCTCCTCCAGGGTGGTAGAGAAAATCCGTTCCTGCTCGGTTTCCAGATTCTGGCCGATCAGCACCGGCGTGGTGGCCGCCATGCCGTGTTTGAGCAACTGATTTCGGATGACCGGCATGTTTCTGACTCCCATGTAGATGACGAGGGTAAAGCCGAGGTTTACCAGCGCGTCCCAGCGGTAACTGGTTTCCAGATTGTCAGCCTTGGTGTGGCCGGTGATGAAGACCACTCCTGCCGCAGAGCGGCGATCAGTCAGGGCACTCTGGACCCGGGCGACCAGGGATGAGGCCGAGGTGACGCCGGGGATGATGGTGACGCGGGCTCCGCTGGCGCGGCCTGCTTCCACTTCCTCCACGGTGCGGGCAAAGACCGAGGTGTCACCCCCTTTGAGACGGACGACGCGCTTGCCCCGTTGCAGTTGCTCGATAATTAACTCATTGATCTGGGCCTGGGTCCGGCAATGGGCGTCGTAGGGGCGCTTGCCGACATCCACGACTTCACAGCGGATATGCTCCCGGATGGCGGGATGAATCAGGCGGTCGTAGAGAACGACTTCGGCACGGCGGATCGCTTCGATCCCCGCGAGGGTAATGGATTGCGCGCCCAGACCAGCGCCGACGATAATAAGTTCGCTCATGTTATCTCACAAATCGATTGCCGCCTGTTGCGCGGCCTGTTCCAGCAGATCAAGAAAAATCGCCCGCACGGCGGGGTTCTGTCCCAGCCCTTCGAGGATGGGTGTCACCTGATATCCATCGTTCTCAAGCAGGGTCAGCCACGAGTCCTCTTCGTCCCCAGCCATGTCATTGCAGGCATGATCCCCGGCCACGTACATCAGCGGTTTTATCAGCACCTTGCGGGTTCCAGCATTGGCCAGTTTTTCTCGTACGGTTTCGAAGTCGGGCAGTCCTTCCACCAGTCCGATGCAAACCGGGATGTTGTATTCACGCCGTAGCAGGATTTCCAGTTCGTAATAAGCGCCCTGGGCCATGTGTTCATTACCGTGGCCCATGTAGATCAGGGTGGCATCAGCGGCACGGGCGTCGTCGATATCGGGTTTCAGAGCCCGCACCAGGGCGCCGAGCTGTTCGCGATGGCCAAAAGAGCCCAGCAGGGGTTTGCCGATCGCGACCTTCTCGAAAGGCTGCCATTGAGGTTTGTGGGTTCTGATAGCACCCAGCGCTTGGACATACACAGCCAGATCACGGTACTCTTCGCCGTCAACGATCAGGACCGGTTGCACCACGATCCGGCGATAGCCCTCATTCTGCAGGTCGGCCATGACTCCCAGTATGTTTTTGACAGTGTATATCTGCTCGGGAATAGCTGGATGTTCACGGAGATAGTTGACATCGGTGGCACGCGCATGCCACTTGCGCCGAATGATGTTGGAAGTGAAGGCCAGGCGGACAGGGACGTCGGGATAACGCTCTTCCACCTCGTGCAGCATGGCCAGAATCGGTTCCAGGGTTGCTGGATAGGTGGTGCCGAAGGCCGCCAGGACGATAGCCGCGGGAGATTTCTGTTCGCGCTGCTTCATGTTCGTATATCCACCAGATAGTCGCGATTGATCATCGCTTCGTCGAAGGTTGCCATACCGTTTAACACGCCGATCGCAGCATCGATAATACCGAAAGCCAACGGGCAACCGCTGCCTTCACCCAACCGCATGTTCAGGTGCAGCATCGGTTCCAGACCAAGTTCGCGCATGATGTGAACATAGCCGGGTTCCGCCGACAGATGAGAGGGGATCATGTACTCCCGGACCAGCGGGTTGAGGCGGCATGCGATCAGCGCAGCTGCAGCGGAGATAAAACCATCGATGACGATCGGTACTTTGCAATGAGCGGCACCCAGAAAGCAACCGGCCA
Protein-coding sequences here:
- a CDS encoding aminotransferase class I/II-fold pyridoxal phosphate-dependent enzyme, producing MIVPQENHGGNIYRAATILGCRPDDIRDYSSNVADIQPAVLDGLDLPRLLAHLPEPHSHTLRAALADHYRVAPENICVSAGTTEAIERICALFTGKRVTIFAPTYGDYGHYARAAALEIATIVAPTPDYAFTLGDARIDSELCFLCHPNNPTGGVVLRAELVALIARHPATLFVVDESYLPFHLEEESLTLTSHLSDNLVVLRSFSKIHGLPGLRLGFTLSCNRKLTTELEQRSSPWNVNCLAQELGLRLIDIDCRPIAQRVAAQRRRLLAELDSFPWLQALPSTVNFILCRLLERRAAELFQHCLSRRVLIRDCGNFGGLVGEHIRFSIKNDMTPLLGTFRELS
- the cobS gene encoding adenosylcobinamide-GDP ribazoletransferase, whose amino-acid sequence is MRGFLSALNFLTLIRLGPATFDGARATAAFAWVGLLIGAGLALLHWLTPATISPLVMVLYLVVISGALHLDGLCDSADALFSHRDREKKLAIMRDVHAGTMGVVAIVIVLGAKGVAFAHINTIAVLVLVPALSRFAMVVAMQRLPYARPEGLARPFFASERPGLVIPGVILLALAFFALPFGLFIGILGVYLTFLALILWWYRRMIGGVTGDMLGALCEVCEAVLLLAAVALGG
- a CDS encoding bifunctional adenosylcobinamide kinase/adenosylcobinamide-phosphate guanylyltransferase, with translation MSYTTLITGGVGSGKTHHALNLAAPSSRKAYIATAPTSLDAEMDRKIRVHQGERDASYTTLEEQLQLADAYQRALDLACDTILIDCLTLWASNLIFTETAEDEPLNKFLSRLATSTRRTIIVTNEVSLGVIPADPMTRRYCALLARINRGVATLADEVVLMVSGIAVPVKVHR
- a CDS encoding cob(I)yrinic acid a,c-diamide adenosyltransferase — translated: MPGQGYVQIYTGSGKGKTTAAVGLAVRCAGAGGKVFFCQFLKKGDSSEWTALQPLNDRIIHRAFGTGKFIRSEPSVEDRQLARTGMAEAIEALTSGDYDLIVLDELLGALTKGLVTREDIVDLLRLRPRQTELVLTGRNAPTELVEKADLVTEMCEVKHYFQQGIAARKGIEK
- the cobA gene encoding uroporphyrinogen-III C-methyltransferase — its product is MSELIIVGAGLGAQSITLAGIEAIRRAEVVLYDRLIHPAIREHIRCEVVDVGKRPYDAHCRTQAQINELIIEQLQRGKRVVRLKGGDTSVFARTVEEVEAGRASGARVTIIPGVTSASSLVARVQSALTDRRSAAGVVFITGHTKADNLETSYRWDALVNLGFTLVIYMGVRNMPVIRNQLLKHGMAATTPVLIGQNLETEQERIFSTTLEEVLSCVADRQISHPATIVIGEVAMLSEV
- a CDS encoding sirohydrochlorin cobaltochelatase, translating into MKQREQKSPAAIVLAAFGTTYPATLEPILAMLHEVEERYPDVPVRLAFTSNIIRRKWHARATDVNYLREHPAIPEQIYTVKNILGVMADLQNEGYRRIVVQPVLIVDGEEYRDLAVYVQALGAIRTHKPQWQPFEKVAIGKPLLGSFGHREQLGALVRALKPDIDDARAADATLIYMGHGNEHMAQGAYYELEILLRREYNIPVCIGLVEGLPDFETVREKLANAGTRKVLIKPLMYVAGDHACNDMAGDEEDSWLTLLENDGYQVTPILEGLGQNPAVRAIFLDLLEQAAQQAAIDL